The following coding sequences are from one Pantoea alfalfae window:
- a CDS encoding lysine N(6)-hydroxylase/L-ornithine N(5)-oxygenase family protein → MNNPVYDFIGIGIGPFNLSLACLSEPVEGLNGLFLDENPGFDWHTGMMLENAHLQTPFMADLVTLADPTSPYSLLNYMKEKGKLYSFYIREDFFLMRKEYNQYCQWASSRLSNLRWNSHVEYVSHDEATGIYHLQVTDTRTGEKLRYQARHLVLGTGPKAWMPACSQPHRQRLTHSSHYLANKAELQQKRSITVLGSGQSAAEIYYDLLTDIDRFGYQLNWITRAPRFYPLEYTKLTLEMTSPEWVDYFHALPATTRDELNARHKNLYKGINSSLINDIYDLMYVKQLDGDLNVNLFTHSALTAMRWLPQGEFELTLHQEEQDCTFTRRSEGLVMATGYHYQPPMFLEGITARLRWDDKGRYDVQRNYSIDHHNQIFVQNAELHTHGFVTPDLGMACYRNSVLLRELTGREVYPIERQIAFQTFPAKSEH, encoded by the coding sequence ATGAATAATCCTGTTTACGATTTTATTGGTATCGGCATCGGCCCGTTCAACCTGAGCCTGGCCTGTCTGAGCGAGCCGGTTGAGGGGCTGAATGGTCTCTTCCTGGATGAGAATCCGGGCTTTGACTGGCACACCGGCATGATGCTGGAAAATGCTCATCTTCAGACGCCGTTTATGGCCGACCTGGTGACGCTTGCCGACCCCACCAGCCCGTATAGTCTGCTCAACTACATGAAGGAAAAGGGAAAGTTATACTCTTTTTATATCCGTGAAGATTTCTTCCTGATGCGCAAAGAGTATAACCAGTACTGCCAGTGGGCCAGCTCGCGGCTCTCCAATCTGCGCTGGAACAGTCATGTCGAGTATGTCAGCCATGATGAGGCCACCGGGATCTATCATCTTCAGGTGACCGACACCCGAACGGGTGAAAAACTGCGCTATCAGGCGCGTCATCTGGTTCTCGGCACCGGGCCTAAAGCCTGGATGCCAGCGTGCAGCCAGCCGCATCGTCAGCGCCTGACGCACTCCAGCCACTATCTGGCTAACAAAGCAGAACTGCAGCAGAAGCGTTCAATTACCGTACTGGGCAGCGGCCAGAGCGCCGCAGAAATTTACTACGACCTGCTGACCGATATTGACCGCTTTGGTTATCAGCTCAACTGGATCACCCGCGCGCCGCGCTTCTATCCGCTGGAGTACACCAAGCTCACGCTGGAGATGACCTCACCAGAGTGGGTCGACTATTTCCACGCCCTGCCCGCCACCACCCGTGATGAGCTGAATGCGCGCCATAAGAATCTCTACAAAGGCATCAACAGCAGCTTAATCAATGACATTTATGACCTGATGTATGTCAAACAGCTCGACGGCGATCTCAACGTCAACCTGTTTACCCACTCGGCGCTGACCGCGATGCGCTGGCTGCCGCAGGGCGAATTCGAGCTGACGCTACATCAGGAGGAGCAGGATTGCACCTTCACCCGTCGCTCTGAAGGACTGGTGATGGCGACCGGCTATCACTATCAGCCACCAATGTTTTTAGAGGGCATTACCGCACGCCTGCGCTGGGATGACAAAGGCCGCTACGACGTGCAGCGCAACTACAGCATCGATCATCATAATCAGATTTTCGTACAGAACGCCGAACTGCATACCCACGGCTTTGTCACGCCGGACCTCGGCATGGCTTGCTACCGCAACTCTGTACTGCTGCGTGAACTGACCGGACGCGAGGTCTATCCGATTGAGCGCCAGATCGCCTTCCAGACCTTCCCGGCAAAATCGGAGCACTGA
- a CDS encoding pyridoxal phosphate-dependent decarboxylase family protein, with the protein MLLRSSTQTALDLAPASNASGAETAIFNDQQLAAWSQQTQEVLALMTRTVTGVEKPFSGILPHELAAAFSDVDLDRPLGNNDDALAELSQLYLRDAVWFHHPKYLAHLNCPVVLPSLMAEQIMAAVNSSVDTWDQSAGGTLIEQKVIDWTLGRIGLPAGSDGIFTSGGTQSNLMAMLLARDSWCAEHHPGHLIKHRGLPETAPKWRVFTSKLSHFSIQKSMAILGLGYDAVIAVDHDDHYRMDAKCLEKEIARCRSEGLIPIAVVATSGTTDFGSIDPLPEIARLCDDYGLWMHVDAAYGCGLLVSENHRARLNGIEHADSVTVDYHKSFFQTVSCGAFFVRDSHDLKHVTHHADYLNPLSAQQEGTPNLVNKSIQTTRRFDALKMWLTLRVMGPAALGDAFDTLIDLTQATHQLLTAHPAIEVLHAPELTTQIFRYVPGKHASDAQIDEINAAIRKALFRSGNAVIAGTKVDGRQYLKFTLLNPTTTTADIEDVLSLIAHYGREQVRASALSAANHGEI; encoded by the coding sequence ATGCTTTTACGCTCATCCACTCAGACGGCACTGGACCTCGCGCCAGCCTCCAATGCCAGCGGAGCCGAAACGGCTATTTTTAACGATCAGCAACTGGCGGCGTGGTCGCAGCAGACTCAGGAGGTGCTGGCGCTGATGACGCGCACCGTTACTGGCGTAGAGAAGCCTTTCAGCGGGATTCTGCCCCACGAACTGGCGGCGGCGTTCAGCGATGTCGATCTCGATCGTCCGCTGGGCAATAACGATGACGCGCTGGCAGAGCTGAGTCAGCTCTATCTGCGTGACGCCGTCTGGTTCCACCACCCTAAATACCTGGCGCATCTGAATTGCCCGGTCGTGCTGCCCTCTCTGATGGCCGAGCAGATTATGGCGGCAGTGAACAGTTCGGTCGATACCTGGGATCAGAGTGCCGGCGGCACGCTGATTGAGCAGAAGGTGATCGACTGGACGCTGGGCCGTATTGGTCTGCCTGCCGGATCGGATGGGATCTTTACCAGCGGCGGCACCCAGTCCAATCTGATGGCAATGCTGCTGGCGCGTGACAGCTGGTGCGCGGAACATCATCCGGGGCATCTGATCAAACATCGCGGCCTGCCGGAGACAGCGCCGAAGTGGCGGGTATTTACCTCGAAACTCAGCCACTTCAGCATTCAGAAGTCGATGGCGATTCTGGGTCTGGGCTATGACGCGGTTATCGCCGTTGATCACGACGACCACTACCGAATGGACGCAAAATGCCTGGAAAAAGAGATCGCACGCTGCCGCAGTGAAGGGCTAATCCCGATTGCCGTAGTCGCCACCAGCGGCACCACAGACTTTGGCAGCATCGATCCGCTGCCCGAAATCGCCCGTCTCTGTGACGATTACGGTCTCTGGATGCATGTTGACGCCGCTTACGGCTGCGGCCTGCTGGTTTCTGAGAATCATCGCGCACGGCTTAACGGCATTGAGCATGCTGACTCCGTCACTGTCGATTATCACAAATCGTTCTTCCAGACTGTCAGCTGTGGCGCCTTCTTTGTGCGCGACAGTCATGACCTGAAGCATGTCACGCACCATGCAGATTACCTGAATCCACTCAGCGCTCAGCAGGAAGGCACGCCCAATCTGGTGAACAAAAGTATTCAGACCACCCGCCGTTTTGACGCCCTGAAGATGTGGCTGACACTGCGTGTGATGGGCCCCGCGGCGCTGGGTGACGCCTTCGATACGCTGATAGATCTGACCCAGGCCACGCACCAGCTGTTAACGGCGCATCCTGCCATTGAAGTGCTGCATGCGCCTGAGCTGACGACCCAGATTTTCCGCTACGTTCCCGGCAAACATGCCAGCGACGCGCAGATCGACGAGATCAACGCTGCCATCCGTAAAGCGCTGTTCCGTTCCGGTAATGCGGTGATTGCGGGCACAAAAGTCGACGGGCGTCAGTATCTGAAATTTACCCTGTTAAATCCCACCACGACCACTGCCGACATTGAAGATGTACTGAGCCTGATTGCGCACTATGGCCGCGAACAGGTGCGTGCCTCTGCGCTGAGCGCGGCGAATCATGGAGAGATCTGA